One window of the Zea mays cultivar B73 chromosome 3, Zm-B73-REFERENCE-NAM-5.0, whole genome shotgun sequence genome contains the following:
- the LOC118476630 gene encoding uncharacterized protein produces MYLTQMVNTRRGGGIDLPPNRHTRRIYRQPQPQPSEMNPPPGGVDPLVAAQMAVMQQMTDTMADMRAQMQQERQEMRQEREDIRQELRQEREEIRQERRAQQQQLQQQMQQQQQQQQQQQVPLPPPPPPVPPRDKHREFMSHKPPTFASSPDPLDADDWLKSIEKMLNIAQCTDREKVLYASGRLTGPAADWWDSYTAAHDAADTITWAEFSTQFRNYHIPAGMIKIKKKEFLSLKQGNMSVSEYRDKFIQLSRYAPEEVAEDERKQEHFIEGLNGPLQYALVAHTFPSFQRLLDKALAIEHKRVQLSDLKRKAISQGQGSSSVRPRYVPPQGTPTRPGGPRPVQYAPQGSPRTPTRQATPTGTPTRSTGQKTSPTCFKCSQIGHYANACPMGNSGTPAKNKQ; encoded by the coding sequence atgtatctaactcagatggtcaataccaggaggggtggtggaattgatttgcctcctaaccgacacactcgaaggatatatagacaacctcagccacagccttcagagatgaatcctccaccaggcggagttgacccactagttgctgctcagatggcggtgatgcagcaaatgacggacactatggctgatatgcgtgcccagatgcagcaagaacgccaggagatgcgtcaggaaagagaagatatacgacAGGAGTtgcgccaagagcgagaggagatacgccaggaaaggagggcacaacaacagcagctgcaacaacaaatgcaacagcaacaacagcagcagcagcaacaacaagtaccactgcctccaccaccaccaccagttccaccccgagacaagcatagagagttcatgagtcataagccacctacatttgcaagctcacctgatccactggacgcggatgattggctgaagtctattgagaagatgctgaatattgcacagtgcacggaccgggagaaagttctttatgcctcaggtcgtctgacaggtcctgctgctgactggtgggattcttatactgctgcccacgatgctgctgatactattacttgggcggagttcagtacacagttcaggaactaccatattccagctggtatgataaagatcaagaagaaggagtttctgtcattgaagcaaggcaacatgtcggtcagcgagtacagagacaaatttattcagctgtcgaggtatgctccggaggaagttgctgaggatgaaagaaagcaggagcactttattgaaggacttaatggacccttgcagtatgcactggttgcacacacctttccatcatttcagagactactggataaggctcttgctattgaacacaagcgtgttcaactgagtgatttgaagaggaaggctatctcacagggacagggtagcagcagtgttcgtccccgctacgtaccgccacagggtacaccgactcgaccaggaggaccacgcccagttcagtATGCTCCACAGGGCTCTCCACGGACACCTACTCGTCAGGCCACTCcgactggcaccccgacgaggtCTACAGGACAGAAGACTAGCCCTACATGTTTCAAGTGCAGTCAAATTGGGCATTATGCTAATGCTTGCCCGATGGggaattctggtacaccagctaagaacaagcaatag